A window of the Cucurbita pepo subsp. pepo cultivar mu-cu-16 chromosome LG01, ASM280686v2, whole genome shotgun sequence genome harbors these coding sequences:
- the LOC111785038 gene encoding lipid phosphate phosphatase 2-like isoform X1 — MPEIQLGTHTVRSHGARLARIHMHDWLILLLLVVIEVVLNVIEPFHRFVGQEMMTDLKHPLQDNTVPIWAVPIIAILIPVIVFLIYYFIRKDVYDLHHAILGLLFAVLITGVMTDAIKDAVGRPRPDFYWRCFPDGKGVFDRNTTGVLCTGDKNVIKEGYKSFPSGHTSWSFAGLGFLALYLSGKIRAFDQRGHVAKLCIVFLPLLIAALVGVSRVDDYWHHWQDVFAGGLLGLTLASFCYLQFFPAPYLIDGWGPHAYFQMLAESRNEVQALSPNANNINMQQLEMESVYIQPQHPMRFDTQDSSPMLNRLESGTRI; from the exons ATGCCAGAAATTCAGTTGGGTACACATACTGTGAGGTCTCATGGAGCTCGTTTAGCAAGAATCCATATGCATGATTGGTTAATCCTTTTGCTTCTTGTGGTGATAGAGGTTGTGTTAAACGTTATCGAACCATTTCATCGCTTTGTTGGACAGGAGATGATGACAGACCTCAAACACCCACTGCAAGATAATACTGTTCCCATTTGGGCAGTTCCA ATAATTGCGATATTGATACCTGTTATCGTATTTCTTATCTACTATTTCATTAGAAAGGATGTATATGATCTCCACCATGCCATATTGG GACTATTGTTTGCTGTTTTGATAACTGGAGTAATGACTGATGCTATTAAGGATGCTGTTGGTCGGCCACGTCCAGACTTCTACTGGCGCTGTTTCCCTGATGGCAAAGGg GTGTTTGATCGAAACACAACAGGTGTTTTATGTACAGGAGATAAGAATGTTATTAAAGAAGGATATAAAAGTTTCCCGAGTGGGCATACTTCCT GGTCTTTTGCTGGCCTTGGATTTCTTGCTTTGTATTTGTCTGGGAAAATAAGGGCATTTGACCAAAGGGGCCACGTTGCAAAACTTTGTATTGTCTTCCTACCCCTGCTTATTGCAGCTCTTGTTGGTGTCTCTCGAGTCGATGACTATTGGCATCACTGGCAAGATGTTTTTGCTGGGGGCCTTCTCG GACTGACACTTGCTTCATTCTGTTATCTGCAATTCTTTCCAGCGCCTTATCTCATTGATG gttggggacctcatgcatactTTCAGATGTTAGCAGAGTCTCGTAACGAAGTTCAAGCGTTGTCTCCGAATGCCAATAATATTAACATGCAGCAATTAGAAATGGAGAGTGTCTACATTCAACCTCAGCATCCGATGAGATTCGACACACAGGACTCTAGCCCCATGCTGAACAGATTAGAGAGTGGAACAAGAATCTGA
- the LOC111785038 gene encoding lipid phosphate phosphatase 2-like isoform X2, whose translation MPEIQLGTHTVRSHGARLARIHMHDWLILLLLVVIEVVLNVIEPFHRFVGQEMMTDLKHPLQDNTVPIWAVPIIAILIPVIVFLIYYFIRKDVYDLHHAILGLLFAVLITGVMTDAIKDAVGRPRPDFYWRCFPDGKGVFDRNTTGVLCTGDKNVIKEGYKSFPSGHTSWSFAGLGFLALYLSGKIRAFDQRGHVAKLCIVFLPLLIAALVGVSRVDDYWHHWQDVFAGGLLGLTLASFCYLQFFPAPYLIDGWGPHAYFQMLAESRNEVQALSPNANNINMQQLEMESVYIQPQHPMRFDTQDSSPMLNRLESGTRI comes from the exons ATGCCAGAAATTCAGTTGGGTACACATACTGTGAGGTCTCATGGAGCTCGTTTAGCAAGAATCCATATGCATGATTGGTTAATCCTTTTGCTTCTTGTGGTGATAGAGGTTGTGTTAAACGTTATCGAACCATTTCATCGCTTTGTTGGACAGGAGATGATGACAGACCTCAAACACCCACTGCAAGATAATACTGTTCCCATTTGGGCAGTTCCA ATAATTGCGATATTGATACCTGTTATCGTATTTCTTATCTACTATTTCATTAGAAAGGATGTATATGATCTCCACCATGCCATATTGG GACTATTGTTTGCTGTTTTGATAACTGGAGTAATGACTGATGCTATTAAGGATGCTGTTG GTCGGCCACGTCCAGACTTCTACTGGCGCTGTTTCCCTGATGGCAAAGGg GTGTTTGATCGAAACACAACAGGTGTTTTATGTACAGGAGATAAGAATGTTATTAAAGAAGGATATAAAAGTTTCCCGAGTGGGCATACTTCCT GGTCTTTTGCTGGCCTTGGATTTCTTGCTTTGTATTTGTCTGGGAAAATAAGGGCATTTGACCAAAGGGGCCACGTTGCAAAACTTTGTATTGTCTTCCTACCCCTGCTTATTGCAGCTCTTGTTGGTGTCTCTCGAGTCGATGACTATTGGCATCACTGGCAAGATGTTTTTGCTGGGGGCCTTCTCG GACTGACACTTGCTTCATTCTGTTATCTGCAATTCTTTCCAGCGCCTTATCTCATTGATG gttggggacctcatgcatactTTCAGATGTTAGCAGAGTCTCGTAACGAAGTTCAAGCGTTGTCTCCGAATGCCAATAATATTAACATGCAGCAATTAGAAATGGAGAGTGTCTACATTCAACCTCAGCATCCGATGAGATTCGACACACAGGACTCTAGCCCCATGCTGAACAGATTAGAGAGTGGAACAAGAATCTGA
- the LOC111807265 gene encoding two-component response regulator ORR24-like isoform X2: MSPERDMKTSGRAIAEWGYHFLEKPISMEDIELVWQIVYRKIRNPRARNLGENTNQAKKSHIGGMFGRVSNVAGGVEWNPIEEEEEEEEEEKEKCGDREARLKPSATVFDYLETMNVEEKTNRNDRTHKRSRIVWSSKLHRKFTEALSKLGNRKSSPKIILKMMNEPSLTLRQVASHLQKFKSQVKHLNKMTESDACTSLGTNQVQELPTKCNSMTNILGQPSYSSNITGNQLRQLQVPSCLNAHRLPSQDVFNCHLRMMNQQNSCSYKSTYGGFEGPNLVDDNNRIFTDELYKNESLSHSNFQYFGGDHEDCPFLSADNHYPHAVQELEFAQNMAGCYDVDNIRSGAHSVIAGSLNQNVALKELDDLLNNTEEDPMVYCCYDGKMNSFDIDQYSEWLNA; encoded by the exons ATGTCGCCGGAGAGGGATATGAAGACGTCTGGTAGAGCTATAGCTGAATGGGGCTATCACTTCCTCGAAAAACCGATTTCAATGGAGGATATCGAGCTTGTTTGGCAAATCGTATACAGGAAAATCAGAAACCCTAGGGCGAGGAATTTGGGAGAAAATACGAATCAAGCGAAGAAATCTCACATTGGCGGAATGTTTGGAAGAGTTTCGAACGTTGCAGGAGGAGTAGAGTGGAATccgattgaagaagaagaagaagaagaagaagaagaaaaggaaaaatgtggAGACAGAGAAGCGAGATTGAAGCCTTCAGCGACTGTGTTTGATTACCTGGAAACGATGAATGTGGAAGAGAAGACGAACAGAAATGATCGCACACACAAGAGGTCGCGGATTGTTTGGAGCTCGAAATTGCATCGGAAGTTTACAGAAGCATTGAGCAAACTTGGAAATAGAA AATCGAGCCCTAAAATTAtcctgaagatgatgaatgaGCCATCCTTAACGCTTCGCCAAGTCGCAAGTCACCTCCAG aaattcaaatctcaagTGAAGCATTTAAACAAGATGACAGAAAGTGATGCATGCACTTCACTTGGCACAAACCAAGTTCAAGAGTTACCAACAAAGTGCAATAGCATGACAAACATATTAGGCCAACCAAGTTACAGCTCAAACATTACAGGCAACCAGCTGAGACAACTACAGGTCCCGAGCTGCTTGAATGCTCATAGACTGCCTTCTCaagatgtttttaattgtCATCTCAGGATGATGAACCAGCAAAACTCATGTTCATATAAAAGTACTTATGGAGGCTTTGAAGGGCCAAACCTCGTTGACGACAACAACCGTATCTTCACCGACGAGCTTTACAAGAACGAAAGTTTATCTCATTCCAACTTCCAATACTTTGGTGGGGATCATGAAGATTGTCCCTTCCTTTCAGCTGATAATCACTACCCACATGCAGTTCAAGAGTTGGAATTTGCTCAGAACATGGCGGGCTGTTATGATGTTGACAATATCAGGTCGGGAGCGCATTCGGTGATTGCAGGGTCTTTGAATCAGAATGTTGCACTGAAGGAACTTGATGATTTGCTGAACAATACCGAAGAAGATCCAATGGTGTATTGCTGTTATGATGGTAAGATGAACTCTTTTGACATTGATCAATACTCAGAATGGCTAAATGCATGA
- the LOC111807265 gene encoding two-component response regulator ORR24-like isoform X1, with amino-acid sequence MIIEEKHEPFNLVMANATESNMNALSILNQTGIPIILMSPERDMKTSGRAIAEWGYHFLEKPISMEDIELVWQIVYRKIRNPRARNLGENTNQAKKSHIGGMFGRVSNVAGGVEWNPIEEEEEEEEEEKEKCGDREARLKPSATVFDYLETMNVEEKTNRNDRTHKRSRIVWSSKLHRKFTEALSKLGNRKSSPKIILKMMNEPSLTLRQVASHLQKFKSQVKHLNKMTESDACTSLGTNQVQELPTKCNSMTNILGQPSYSSNITGNQLRQLQVPSCLNAHRLPSQDVFNCHLRMMNQQNSCSYKSTYGGFEGPNLVDDNNRIFTDELYKNESLSHSNFQYFGGDHEDCPFLSADNHYPHAVQELEFAQNMAGCYDVDNIRSGAHSVIAGSLNQNVALKELDDLLNNTEEDPMVYCCYDGKMNSFDIDQYSEWLNA; translated from the exons ATGATTATAGAGGAGAAACATGAGCCGTTCAACCTTGTAATGGCAAATGCCACTGAATCGAATATGAATGCGCTCTCGATTCTGAATCAAACTGGCATTCCGATCATCT TGATGTCGCCGGAGAGGGATATGAAGACGTCTGGTAGAGCTATAGCTGAATGGGGCTATCACTTCCTCGAAAAACCGATTTCAATGGAGGATATCGAGCTTGTTTGGCAAATCGTATACAGGAAAATCAGAAACCCTAGGGCGAGGAATTTGGGAGAAAATACGAATCAAGCGAAGAAATCTCACATTGGCGGAATGTTTGGAAGAGTTTCGAACGTTGCAGGAGGAGTAGAGTGGAATccgattgaagaagaagaagaagaagaagaagaagaaaaggaaaaatgtggAGACAGAGAAGCGAGATTGAAGCCTTCAGCGACTGTGTTTGATTACCTGGAAACGATGAATGTGGAAGAGAAGACGAACAGAAATGATCGCACACACAAGAGGTCGCGGATTGTTTGGAGCTCGAAATTGCATCGGAAGTTTACAGAAGCATTGAGCAAACTTGGAAATAGAA AATCGAGCCCTAAAATTAtcctgaagatgatgaatgaGCCATCCTTAACGCTTCGCCAAGTCGCAAGTCACCTCCAG aaattcaaatctcaagTGAAGCATTTAAACAAGATGACAGAAAGTGATGCATGCACTTCACTTGGCACAAACCAAGTTCAAGAGTTACCAACAAAGTGCAATAGCATGACAAACATATTAGGCCAACCAAGTTACAGCTCAAACATTACAGGCAACCAGCTGAGACAACTACAGGTCCCGAGCTGCTTGAATGCTCATAGACTGCCTTCTCaagatgtttttaattgtCATCTCAGGATGATGAACCAGCAAAACTCATGTTCATATAAAAGTACTTATGGAGGCTTTGAAGGGCCAAACCTCGTTGACGACAACAACCGTATCTTCACCGACGAGCTTTACAAGAACGAAAGTTTATCTCATTCCAACTTCCAATACTTTGGTGGGGATCATGAAGATTGTCCCTTCCTTTCAGCTGATAATCACTACCCACATGCAGTTCAAGAGTTGGAATTTGCTCAGAACATGGCGGGCTGTTATGATGTTGACAATATCAGGTCGGGAGCGCATTCGGTGATTGCAGGGTCTTTGAATCAGAATGTTGCACTGAAGGAACTTGATGATTTGCTGAACAATACCGAAGAAGATCCAATGGTGTATTGCTGTTATGATGGTAAGATGAACTCTTTTGACATTGATCAATACTCAGAATGGCTAAATGCATGA